In Nicotiana tabacum cultivar K326 chromosome 21, ASM71507v2, whole genome shotgun sequence, one DNA window encodes the following:
- the LOC107830922 gene encoding TOM1-like protein 5 isoform X2, with the protein MAAELVNSATSDKLTEIDWTKNIEICELVAHDHKQARDVVKAIKKRLGSKSPNSQLFSVNLLEMLINNIGEPVHKQVIDTGILPVLVKIVKKKSDLPVREKIFLLLDAAQTSLGGASGRFPQYYSAYYELVSAGVQFPQRPLVSSELHAPSNENKHNQRNNDHVSSRCEIKFPQAEPKKFPDNSILQKAAAALEVLREVLDAVNTQHPEGAKDEFTLDLVEQCSFQKQRVMHLAISSRDEKVVSQAVELNEKLDRVLKRHEALLSAWPTSTSNPHDHGQSDEEEEAEQLFRRIRKGKARLLPEDEDCQVERTFGLLGSAVPGNMLHRPLIRPAPTEQKQENNTGRAAVTIPPPPSKHAERERFFQENKSEGSTLSGHMRGLSLHSRNASSSRSGSIDFSE; encoded by the exons ATGGCAGCAGAGCTTGTTAATTCTGCAACAAGTGACAAACTCACTGAAATAGATTGGACAAAAAATATTGAAATATGTGAATTGGTTGCACATGATCACAA GCAAGCCAGAGATGTCGTTAAAGCTATAAAGAAACGGCTGGGAAGCAAAAGCCCAAACTCACAACTCTTCTCAGTAAAT TTGCTGGAAATGTTGATAAACAATATCGGAGAACCTGTTCATAAGCAGGTTATTGATACAGGAATCCTTCCGGTACTTGTGAAGATAGTAAAGAAAAAG TCAGATCTACCTGTAAGAGAAAAGATATTTCTTCTTCTGGATGCTGCACAGACTTCTCTTGGCGGAGCTTCTGGGAGGTTCCCTCAGTATTATTCTGCATATTATGAGTTAGTG AGTGCAGGCGTGCAGTTTCCTCAAAGACCTCTCGTCTCCTCCGAACTGCATGCTCCCTCAAATGAGAATAAACATAATCAACGAAACAATGATCATGTCTCTTCTAGATGTGAAATAAAATTCCCACAAGCAGAGCCTAAAAAATTTCCTGACAACAG TATCCTACAGAAGGCTGCCGCTGCCCTAGAGGTTCTAAGGGAAGTTCTTGATGCCGTCAACACTCAGCATCCTGAG GGAGCAAAGGATGAGTTCACACTCGATCTTGTGGAGCAATGTTCGTTTCAAAAGCAACGTGTGATGCATCTTGCTATAAGTTCTCG GGATGAAAAGGTGGTCTCCCAAGCAGTGGAGCTGAACGAGAAGCTTGATAGAGTTCTCAAAAGACATGAAGCACTTCTTTCTGCTTGGCCAACCTCCACATcaaatccacatgatcatgggcaatCAGATGAAGAAGAGGAGGCTGAACAGCTTTTCCGAAG aataagaaaaggaaaagctCGGCTACTGCCTGAAGATGAAGACTGCCAAGTAGAACGTACTTTTGGATTGCTAGGATCTGCAGTTCCAGGGAATATGCTACATCGTCCCCTTATAAGGCCAGCGCCTACAGAACAGAAGCAAGAAAACAACACTGGAAGAGCAGCTGTCACAATACCTCCACCTCCTTCAAAGCATGCTGAGAGAGAACGGTTCTTCCAAGAAAACAAGTCTGAGGGTTCTACTCTTTCTGGCCACATGAGAGGCCTGTCCTTACATAGTCGCAACGCCAGCAGCTCTCGCAGTGGCAGCATTGATTTCAGTGAATAA
- the LOC107830922 gene encoding TOM1-like protein 5 isoform X1 produces the protein MAAELVNSATSDKLTEIDWTKNIEICELVAHDHKQARDVVKAIKKRLGSKSPNSQLFSVNLLEMLINNIGEPVHKQVIDTGILPVLVKIVKKKSDLPVREKIFLLLDAAQTSLGGASGRFPQYYSAYYELVSAGVQFPQRPLVSSELHAPSNENKHNQRNNDHVSSRCEIKFPQAEPKKFPDNSILQKAAAALEVLREVLDAVNTQHPEAILFDLLFIQEGAKDEFTLDLVEQCSFQKQRVMHLAISSRDEKVVSQAVELNEKLDRVLKRHEALLSAWPTSTSNPHDHGQSDEEEEAEQLFRRIRKGKARLLPEDEDCQVERTFGLLGSAVPGNMLHRPLIRPAPTEQKQENNTGRAAVTIPPPPSKHAERERFFQENKSEGSTLSGHMRGLSLHSRNASSSRSGSIDFSE, from the exons ATGGCAGCAGAGCTTGTTAATTCTGCAACAAGTGACAAACTCACTGAAATAGATTGGACAAAAAATATTGAAATATGTGAATTGGTTGCACATGATCACAA GCAAGCCAGAGATGTCGTTAAAGCTATAAAGAAACGGCTGGGAAGCAAAAGCCCAAACTCACAACTCTTCTCAGTAAAT TTGCTGGAAATGTTGATAAACAATATCGGAGAACCTGTTCATAAGCAGGTTATTGATACAGGAATCCTTCCGGTACTTGTGAAGATAGTAAAGAAAAAG TCAGATCTACCTGTAAGAGAAAAGATATTTCTTCTTCTGGATGCTGCACAGACTTCTCTTGGCGGAGCTTCTGGGAGGTTCCCTCAGTATTATTCTGCATATTATGAGTTAGTG AGTGCAGGCGTGCAGTTTCCTCAAAGACCTCTCGTCTCCTCCGAACTGCATGCTCCCTCAAATGAGAATAAACATAATCAACGAAACAATGATCATGTCTCTTCTAGATGTGAAATAAAATTCCCACAAGCAGAGCCTAAAAAATTTCCTGACAACAG TATCCTACAGAAGGCTGCCGCTGCCCTAGAGGTTCTAAGGGAAGTTCTTGATGCCGTCAACACTCAGCATCCTGAG GCAATTTTGTTCGATTTGCTCTTCATTCAAGAG GGAGCAAAGGATGAGTTCACACTCGATCTTGTGGAGCAATGTTCGTTTCAAAAGCAACGTGTGATGCATCTTGCTATAAGTTCTCG GGATGAAAAGGTGGTCTCCCAAGCAGTGGAGCTGAACGAGAAGCTTGATAGAGTTCTCAAAAGACATGAAGCACTTCTTTCTGCTTGGCCAACCTCCACATcaaatccacatgatcatgggcaatCAGATGAAGAAGAGGAGGCTGAACAGCTTTTCCGAAG aataagaaaaggaaaagctCGGCTACTGCCTGAAGATGAAGACTGCCAAGTAGAACGTACTTTTGGATTGCTAGGATCTGCAGTTCCAGGGAATATGCTACATCGTCCCCTTATAAGGCCAGCGCCTACAGAACAGAAGCAAGAAAACAACACTGGAAGAGCAGCTGTCACAATACCTCCACCTCCTTCAAAGCATGCTGAGAGAGAACGGTTCTTCCAAGAAAACAAGTCTGAGGGTTCTACTCTTTCTGGCCACATGAGAGGCCTGTCCTTACATAGTCGCAACGCCAGCAGCTCTCGCAGTGGCAGCATTGATTTCAGTGAATAA